From the genome of Amia ocellicauda isolate fAmiCal2 chromosome 14, fAmiCal2.hap1, whole genome shotgun sequence, one region includes:
- the LOC136768187 gene encoding zinc finger protein 79-like isoform X1, whose product MAEPHTEGSTQGLGALGSDTAGSKVMAKVIKSDPELDCRTQSRGSECGPSAAGAEPGSPRSQCGPSLLSDHIKTEDDTLECVYTVEPRTQTAFRDALSHLKIDNITDRAWDLWPELPVAGQCDLGPELPVSGQCDAESAALRMGLSGGNDSAVRGEILSSQRRQLRPRPPRPPRSSSSPSSPLWRGKQRPHHQPQCRSFTGATELVTQHRTRREKPFHCAECGKRFSQATHLNSHQRIHTGEKPYCCVQCGKRFSQTSNLNKHQHIHTGERPYRCVQCGKRFSQATHLNSHQRTHTGEKPFCCAQCGKGFSQTSSLNKHQRTHTGERPYCCAQCGKGFSRASSLNTHQRIHTGEKPFCCAQCGKGFSQTSTLNTHQRLHTGEKPYCCAQCGKSFAQASSLNAHQHIHTGEKPYCCVQCGKGFSSASNLNTHQRIHTGDRPFFCAQCGKSFSQAAHLNTHQRIHIGQRP is encoded by the coding sequence ATGGCAGAGCCACACACTGAGGGGTCGACACAGGGACTTGGGGCACTGGGATCTGACACCGCAGGGTCAAAGGTCATGGCAAAGGTCATAAAGAGCGACCCTGAGCTGGACTGCAGGACCCAGTCTCGGGGAtctgagtgtggacccagtgcagCTGGTGCTGAGCCGGGCTCTCCCAGATCACAGTGTGGACCCAGTCTGCTGTCTGATCACATCAAAACAGAGGACGACACACTGGAGTGTGTTTACACAGTGGAGCCAAGAACACAGACTGCCTTCAGAGACGCACTTAGTCATCTAAAAATTGACAATATTACAGACAGAGCCTGGGACCTGTGGCCTGAgctccctgtagctggacagtgtgacctgggGCCTGAGCTCCCTGTATCTGGACAGTGTGACGCAGAGTCTGCTGCCTTAAGGATGGGGCTCAGTGGGGGGAATGACAGTGCAGTGAGAGGGGAGATCCTATCATCGCAGCGCAGACAGCTGCGTCCCAGACCCCCTAGACCACCTCGCTCCTCCAGCTCCCCCTCCTCACCACTGTGGCGTGGAAAACAGCGTCCCCATCACCAGCCCCAGTGTAGGAGCTTCACAGGGGCAACAGAGCTTGTTACGCAGCACCGCACTCGCAGAGAGAAGCCGTTCCACTGTGCCGAGTGTGGGAAGCGCTTTTCTCAAGCAACACACCTTAACTCACACCAGCgtattcacacaggagagaaaccgtactgctgtgtccagtgtgggaagagattCTCTCAGACAAGTAATCTCAACAAACACCagcacattcacacaggagagagaccttaccgctgtgtccagtgtgggaaGCGCTTTTCTCAAGCAACACACCTTAACTCacaccagcgcactcacacaggagagaaaccattctgctgtgcccagtgtgggaagggcttcTCTCAGACAAGTAGTCTCAACAAacaccagcgcactcacacaggagagagaccgtactgctgtgcccagtgtgggaagggcttcTCTCGGGCAAGTAGTctcaacacacaccagcgcattcacacaggagagaaaccattctgctgtgcccagtgtgggaagggcttcTCTCAGACAAGTACTctcaacacacaccagcgccttcacacaggagagaaaccgtactgctgtgcccagtgtgggaagagtttcgcTCAGGCAAGTAGTCTCAACGCACACCagcacattcacacaggagagaaaccgtactgctgtgtccagtgtgggaagggcttcTCTAGTGCATCTAATctcaacacacaccagcgcattcacacaggagacagACCTTTCttctgtgcccagtgtgggaagagtttctctcaggcagcacacctcaacacacaccagcgcattcacataGGACAGAGACCATAA
- the LOC136768187 gene encoding zinc finger protein 391-like isoform X2, whose product MAEPHTEGSTQGLGALGSDTAGSKVMAKVIKSDPELDCRTQSRGSECGPSAAGAEPGSPRSQCGPSLLSDHIKTEDDTLECVYTVEPRTQTAFRDALSHLKIDNITDRAWDLWPELPVAGQCDLGPELPVSGQCDAESAALRMGLSGGNDSAVRGEILSSQRRQLRPRPPRPPRSSSSPSSPLWRGKQRPHHQPQCRSFTGATELVTQHRTRREKPFHCAECGKRFSQATHLNSHQRIHTGEKPYCCVQCGKRFSQTSNLNKHQHIHTGERPYRCVQCGKRFSQATHLNSHQRTHTGEKPFCCAQCGKGFSQTSSLNKHQRTHTGERPYCCAQCGKGFSRASSLNTHQRIHTGEKPFCCAQCGKGFSQTSTLNTHQRLHTGEKPYCCAQCGKSFAQVSGCSAVWCHSVLD is encoded by the exons ATGGCAGAGCCACACACTGAGGGGTCGACACAGGGACTTGGGGCACTGGGATCTGACACCGCAGGGTCAAAGGTCATGGCAAAGGTCATAAAGAGCGACCCTGAGCTGGACTGCAGGACCCAGTCTCGGGGAtctgagtgtggacccagtgcagCTGGTGCTGAGCCGGGCTCTCCCAGATCACAGTGTGGACCCAGTCTGCTGTCTGATCACATCAAAACAGAGGACGACACACTGGAGTGTGTTTACACAGTGGAGCCAAGAACACAGACTGCCTTCAGAGACGCACTTAGTCATCTAAAAATTGACAATATTACAGACAGAGCCTGGGACCTGTGGCCTGAgctccctgtagctggacagtgtgacctgggGCCTGAGCTCCCTGTATCTGGACAGTGTGACGCAGAGTCTGCTGCCTTAAGGATGGGGCTCAGTGGGGGGAATGACAGTGCAGTGAGAGGGGAGATCCTATCATCGCAGCGCAGACAGCTGCGTCCCAGACCCCCTAGACCACCTCGCTCCTCCAGCTCCCCCTCCTCACCACTGTGGCGTGGAAAACAGCGTCCCCATCACCAGCCCCAGTGTAGGAGCTTCACAGGGGCAACAGAGCTTGTTACGCAGCACCGCACTCGCAGAGAGAAGCCGTTCCACTGTGCCGAGTGTGGGAAGCGCTTTTCTCAAGCAACACACCTTAACTCACACCAGCgtattcacacaggagagaaaccgtactgctgtgtccagtgtgggaagagattCTCTCAGACAAGTAATCTCAACAAACACCagcacattcacacaggagagagaccttaccgctgtgtccagtgtgggaaGCGCTTTTCTCAAGCAACACACCTTAACTCacaccagcgcactcacacaggagagaaaccattctgctgtgcccagtgtgggaagggcttcTCTCAGACAAGTAGTCTCAACAAacaccagcgcactcacacaggagagagaccgtactgctgtgcccagtgtgggaagggcttcTCTCGGGCAAGTAGTctcaacacacaccagcgcattcacacaggagagaaaccattctgctgtgcccagtgtgggaagggcttcTCTCAGACAAGTACTctcaacacacaccagcgccttcacacaggagagaaaccgtactgctgtgcccagtgtgggaagagtttcgcTCAG GTCTCTGGGTGCTCAGCTGTCTGGTGTCATAGTGTCCTTGACTGA